Proteins found in one Mustela lutreola isolate mMusLut2 chromosome 10, mMusLut2.pri, whole genome shotgun sequence genomic segment:
- the PANK4 gene encoding 4'-phosphopantetheine phosphatase, whose protein sequence is MAECGASGSGSSGDSLDKSITLPPDEIFRNLENAKRFAIDIGGSLTKLAYYSTVQHKVARVRSFDYSGKDAEQDHEPPYEVSVQEEVTARLHFVKFENTYIEACLDFIKDHLVSTETKVIQATGGGAYRFKDLIEEKLQLRVDKEDVMTCLIKGCNFVLKNIPHEAFVYQKDSDPEFRFQTNHPNIFPYLLVNIGSGVSIVKVETEDRFEWVGGSSIGGGTFWGLGALLTKTKKFDELLHLASKGQHRNVDMLVQDIYGGAHQTLGLGGSLIASSFGKSAMADREFSKEDMAKSLLHMISNDIGQLACLYARLHGLDRVYFGGFFIRGHPVTMRTITYSINFFSKGEVQALFLRHEGYLGAIGAFLKGAEQDNPNQYSWGENYAGSSGLMSSSPELCPTQRARSGTFDLLEMDRLERPLVNLPLLLDPSSYVPDTVDLTDDAPARKYWLTCFEEALDGVVKRAVASQPGSADAAERAEKFRQKYWGKLQTLRHQPFAYGTLTVRSLLDTREHCLNEFNFPDPYSKVKQKENGVALKCFPRVIRCLDALGWEERQLALVKGLLAGNVFDWGAKAVSDVLESDPQFGFEEAKMKLQERPWLVDSYSKWLQRLKGPPHKCALIFADNSGVDVILGVFPFVRELLSRGTEVILACNSGPALNDVTYCESLIVAERIAAMDPVVHSALREERLLLTQTGSSSPCLDLSRLDKGLAVLVRERGADLVVIEGMGRAVHTNYHAALRCESLKLAVIKNSWLAERLGGRLFSVIFKYEVPAE, encoded by the exons ATGGCGGAGTGTGGAGCGAGCGGCAGCGGGAGCAGCGGGGACAGCCTGGACAAGAGCATCACGCTGCCCCCCGACGAGATCTTCCGCAACCTGGAGAACGCCAAGCGCTTCGCCATTGACATTG GGGGCTCGCTGACCAAGCTGGCCTACTACTCCACCGTGCAGCACAAAGTGGCCAGAGTGCGGTCCTTCGACTACTCGGGCAAG GACGCAGAGCAGGACCACGAGCCGCCCTACGAGGTCTCTGTGCAGGAGGAGGTCACTGCCCGGCTACACTTCGTCAAGTTCGAGAACACCTACATCGAAGCCTGCCTGGACTTCATCAAAGACCACCTCGTCAGCACGGAGACCAAGGTCATCCAGGCCACCGGGGGCGGGGCCTACAGGTTCAAGGACCTCATCGAAGAAAAGCTGCAGCTGAG AGTGGACAAGGAGGACGTGATGACATGCTTGATAAAAGGCTGCAACTTTGTGCTGAAGAACATCCCCCACGAGGCCTTTGTGTATCAGAAAGATTCCGACCCCGAGTTCCGATTCCAGACCAATCACCCCAACATCTTCCCGTATCTGCTGGTCAACATCGGCTCTGGAGTCTCTATTGTGAAG GTGGAGACCGAGGACAGATTCGAGTGGGTCGGCGGCAGCTCCATCGGGGGCGGCACCTTCTGGGGACTTGGGGCTCTGCTCACCAAAACAAAG AAGTTCGACGAGCTGCTGCACTTGGCCTCCAAGGGCCAGCACAGGAACGTGGACATGCTGGTGCAGGACATCTACGGCGGGGCCCACCAGACCCTGGGGCTGGGCGGCAGCCTCATCGCCAGCAGCTTCGGGAAGTCCGCCATGGCCGACAGAG AGTTCTCCAAGGAGGACATGGCCAAGAGTCTGCTGCACATGATCAGCAACGACATCGGGCAGCTCGCCTGCCTCTACGCCAGGCTGCATGGCCTGGACAGGGTGTACTTCGGCGGGTTCTTCATCCGCGGCCACCCCGTCACCATGCGCACCATCACCTACAGCATCAACTTCTTCTCCAAG GGGGAGGTCCAGGCGCTGTTTCTGAGACACGAGGGCTACCTGGGAGCCATCGGAGCGTTTCTTAAAGGAGCAGAACAAGACA ACCCTAACCAGTACAGCTGGGGAGAGAACTATGCAGGCAGCTCCGGGCTGATGAGCTCGTCCCCAGAGCTCTGCCCGACGCAGCGGGCCAGGAGCGGCACC ttTGACTTGCTGGAGATGGACCGGCTGGAGCGGCCGCTGGTCAACCTGCCCCTCCTTCTGGACCCTTCTTCCTACGTGCCTGACACGGTCGACCTGACGGACGACGCACCAGCCCGCAAGTACTGGCTCACCTGCTTCGAGGAGGCCCTGGACGGG GTGGTGAAACGTGCCGTGGCCAGCCAGCCGGGCTCAGCAGATGCGGCCGAGAGGGCCGAGAAGTTCCGGCAAAAGTACTGGGGCAAACTGCAGACGCTGCGGCATCAGCCGTT CGCCTACGGGACCCTGACCGTGCGCAGCCTGTTGGACACGAGGGAGCACTGTTTGAACGAGTTCAACTTCCCAGACCCCTACTCCAAA gtcaagcagaaggaaaacgGAGTGGCGCTAAAGTGTTTCCCGAGGGTGATCCGCTGTCTGGACGCCTTgggctgggaggagaggcagcTGGCCCTGGTGAAGGGGTTGCTGGCGGGGAACGTCTTCGACTGGGGAGCGAAAGCCGTCTCCGA CGTTCTCGAGTCTGACCCCCAGTTTGGCTTCGAGGAAGCGAAGATGAAGCTGCAAG AGCGGCCGTGGCTCGTGGACTCCTACAGCAAGTGGCTTCAGAGGCTGAAG GGGCCCCCTCACAAATGTGCCTTAATTTTCGCAGATAACAGTGGAGTAGACGTCATTTTGGGAGTCTTCCCCTTTGTCAGGGAGCTTCTCTCTAGAGGGACGGAG GTCATCCTGGCGTGCAACTCGGGACCTGCCTTGAACGACGTCACCTACTGCGAGTCCCTCATTGTGGCCGAGCGCATCGCGGCCATGGACCCCGTCGTCCA CTCGGCGCTCAGGGAGGAGAGGCTGCTGCTGACGCAGACGGGCTCCAGCTCCCCGTGTCTGGACCTCAG ccgCCTGGACAAGGGACTGGCCGTGCTGGTGCGGGAGCGAGGCGCGGACCTGGTGGTGATCGAGGGCATGGGCCGGGCCGTCCACACCAACTACCACGCGGCCCTGCGCTGCGAGAGCCTCAAGCTGGCCGTCATCAAGAACTCCTGGCTGGCCGAGCGGCTGGGCGGCCGGCTCTTCAGTGTCATCTTCAAGTACGAGGTTCCGGCCGAGTGA
- the HES5 gene encoding transcription factor HES-5 produces MAPSTVAVELLSPKEKNRLRKPVVEKMRRDRINSSIEQLKLLLEQEFARHQPNSKLEKADILEMAVSYLKHSKAFAAAAAAGPKSLHQDYSEGYSWCLQEAVQFLTLHAASDTQMKLLYHFQRPPAAPTVPTKEPKAAGTAPPPVLTPAKATAVAARQPTCGLWRPW; encoded by the exons ATGGCCCCCAGCACCGTGGCCGTGGAGCTGCTCAGCCCCAAAGAGAAAAACCGC CTCCGCAAGCCCGTGGTGGAGAAGATGCGCCGCGACCGCATCAACAGCAGCATCGAGCAGCTGAAGCTGCTGCTGGAGCAGGAGTTCGCGCGCCACCAGCCCAACTCCAAGCTGGAGAAGGCCGACATCCTGGAGATGGCCGTCAGCTACCTGAAGCACAGCAAAG ccttcgccgccgccgccgccgccggccccaAGAGCCTGCACCAGGACTACAGCGAGGGCTACTCCTGGTGCCTGCAGGAGGCCGTGCAGTTCCTGACGCTGCACGCGGCCAGCGACACGCAGATGAAGCTGCTCTACCACTTCCAGCGACCCCCCGCCGCGCCCACGGTGCCCACTAAGGAACCCAAGGCCGCGGGCACCGCGCCCCCGCCCGTGCTCACCCCCGCCAAGGCCACCGCCGTCGCAGCACGCCAGCCCACCTGCGGCCTCTGGCGGCCCTGGTGA